Proteins from a single region of Halolamina sp. CBA1230:
- a CDS encoding zinc-ribbon domain-containing protein yields MGLLSTLRRAVEGESSTLWECRNCGETLSENAEECPSCGAEDVVCYEL; encoded by the coding sequence ATGGGTCTCTTGAGTACACTCCGCAGGGCCGTCGAAGGGGAGTCATCGACCCTGTGGGAGTGCCGAAACTGTGGAGAGACACTCTCAGAGAACGCCGAAGAGTGTCCAAGCTGTGGGGCTGAGGATGTCGTCTGCTACGAGCTCTGA